The Vibrio bathopelagicus genomic sequence AAGTGAATCGAGAGTGTTTCGTCTTTCATGTGTCTTCCCTGAACTATTGAACGATTTATGTACGTTCATATTGCCGTCTTTTTTATAAAAGAAAAGTAAGCTTAGTCACAGAGAGTCAATTGGAATTGTGTGCGGGACGATTCATTATTTGTAGGAGATATAGCAGCGAGTTGTACCGTTCTAGAAAAGCAAAAAGCCAGAGCAGCGTGAACTGTTCTGGCTTTTCTAATTTGGTGGCCCCTCCCAGATTTGAACTGGGGACCGAACGATTATGAGTCGTGCGCTCTAACCACTGAGCTAAGGGGCCGTAGGGCATAGATTATAGGGGAACCATTCAGTGGTGTCTAGACACTATAAGGGGCAATTCCGCTTACATCTTAGCCACTTAAATCACGCAGGCACAAAAAAGGTGAGCCAACGCTCACCTTTTCTATTTTATGCTTAAAAGCTAACCACACTAAAGCGTGTAATTACTCGTCTAGGAAGCTACGCAGAGTTTCTGAGCGGCTTGGGTGACGAAGTTTACGCAGTGCTTTCGCTTCGATCTGACGGATACGCTCACGAGTAACGTCGAACTGTTTACCCACTTCTTCAAGAGTGTGGTCAGTGTTCATGTCGATACCGAAACGCATACGCAGTACTTTCGCTTCACGAGGAGTTAGACCTGCAAGAACGTCTTTAGTTGCACCGCGTAGGCTTGTCGCCGTTGCAGAGTCTAAAGGCAGCTCTAGAGTCGTATCCTCGATGAAATCACCTAGGTGCGAATCTTCGTCGTCACCGATTGGTGTCTCCATTGAGATTGGCTCTTTAGCGATTTTCAGTACTTTACGGATCTTGTCTTCAGGCATTTGCATGCGCTCAGCCAGTTCTTCCGGAAGTGGTTCACGACCCATCTCTTGTAGCATTTGACGAGAGATACGGTTTAGTTTGTTGATCGTTTCGATCATGTGAACCGGAATACGGATAGTACGAGCTTGGTCGGCAATCGAACGAGTGATTGCTTGACGGATCCACCAAGTAGCGTAAGTAGAGAATTTGTAACCACGACGGTATTCAAACTTATCTACCGCTTTCATCAGACCGATGTTACCTTCTTGGATTAGATCCAGGAATTGTAGACCACGGTTTGTGTACTTCTTAGCAATCGAGATTACTAGACGTAAGTTCGCTTCAACCATCTCTTTCTTCGCACGACGAGCTTTCGCTTCACCGATAGACATACGACGGCTGATATCTTTAATGCTTTGAACAGTAAGAGACGTCTCTTTCTCGATCATATCCAGTTTCTGGATTGAGCGACGGATGTCGTGCTCGTTACGTTTGATCTTTTCTGCGTATGGCTTGTCTGAAGCTAATACTTCGTCCAACCATGCTTCGCTAGATTCATTACCCGTAAATAGAGCAATGAAAGATTTCTTCGGCATTTTGCCGTACTCAACCGTTTGACGCATGATTAGGCGTTCTTGAGTACGTACTCGATCCATCGAAGTGCGCAGTTCGTTTACCAGGTAATCAAACTGTTTTGGCGTTAGACGGAACTCTTTGAATACGTCTTGCATCATTGTCGTTGCAAGTGTTGCTTTCGGGCTTTCGTGGCCGTATTCATTGATTGCTAGTTGACGGTTTTGGTAGCTAGTGCGAAGTGCTGTGAACTTCTCAAGAGCAAGCTCAGGATCAATACCTGTATCTTCCTCTTCTTCTTCCTCGTCGTCTTCTGCTTCTTCTTTGTCTTCGTCTTCTAGATCAGTTTTAGCGAGTTCTGAACCGATGTGAGTCGCCGTTGGCGCAGCTGTGCCATCGTCGTCTGGGTCAACAAAGCCATTGATTAGGTCTGTTAAGCGAATTTCTTCAGCTAGTACGCGGTCAAACTGTTCCAAGATGTATGGAATGGTACCAGGGTATTCAGCAACAGATAGTTGAACGGTATTGATACCATCTTCAATGCGCTTCGCAATGTCGATCTCGCCTTCACGAGTCAGTAGCTCAACCGTACCCATTTCACGCATGTACATGCGAACTGGGTCAGTAGTACGGCCAATCTCGCTTTCTACGCTTGAAAGCGCAGCAGCAGCAGCTTCAGCTGCATCTTCATCTATATTAGCATCGTCATCATTAAGAGCTAGATCATCAGCGTCAGGTGCAGTTTCTACTACCTTGATACCCATGTCGTTGATCATTTGAATGATGTCTTCTACCTGTTCAGAATCCACGATTTCTGCAGGTAGGTGGTCGTTTACTTCGGCGTAGGTCAGATAGCCTTGTTCCTTGCCTTTAATAACAAGTAATTTAAGCTGTGACTGCGGATTTTGATCCATAGATGATATCCAACTTCAGGTCTGGTGAAGGACGTTGCATTCTCAAATGCAAACCAATTATGTTAACAAATTTATTAAATGCTGACTAATCAAACAGGGTTACGCTTTTAGATCTAGCATTAAAGCTAGTAGCTCCCTTTTTTCTTCGGCTGATAAACCGACGCTTCTTGCTTTGGCCTGCAGGTTTTCAATTTGTTTTTCAACGCATTGGGCAAGTATATTGTCCAATGAGTCTAAAAATATGTCTTCTTGATTGTCTTCGTCGAGGGGGATTTCCCAGCTCGCGAGACGAGACAGAAGGGCCTCGTGTTTATTGTGTCGCCAATGCTCTAATAATTGGCCTGTGTTGATATGGGGATGCGCGTGGCATTTATCAAGTACTTCGACGAATAAACTTAGTCCAGGCAACTGTAAGCCTTTGACACTTGATAAATCCGGTACCATATCAGCATAGCTCGGATTTTGGATAAGCAAAGCGATAACTTCTCGCATTGGAGTGCGCTTCAGCTCTTTATGCGGTTGAGGTGTCGGGTTCTTAGTATGAACACGAGCTCGTCTCAGTTGGTTATCAAAACCAGTACGCTCATCCAATAATTTTTCGAGCAGTTCTTGGAAATAACTGTCAGGGATTTTGTTAATCAAGGCGCTTGCGTGTGCTCGCAGTGCCGACTTCCCTTCGGTTGTTCCCAAGTTCAACTTGTGTATCTCAATAAGATTGTCGAACAAGTAAGTAGAAAGCGGTGTCGCATTCTGTACCAGTTGTTCGAAGGCTTCTTGGCCATTCTCTCTTATATAGCTATCTGGGTCTTCGCCGTCGGGTAAAAACAGAAACTTGAGCGTGTTACCTGTTTTCAGGTATTCAAGCGCATTTTCGAGTGCGCGCCACGCCGCTTCTTTACCTGCTCGGTCACCATCGTAACAACAAACCACTGTGCTGGTTTGGCGGAACAACATTTGAACGTGGTCACCGGTTGTCGAGGTGCCCAGTGATGCCACTGAGTAATCAACACCATATTGCGCTAATGCCACGACATCCATGTAACCTTCAACCACAAGTATTTGCGGCGGTTCACGGTAGGCTTGAAGCACTTCATACAGGCCGTAAAGCTCTTTGCCTTTATGGAAGATAGGCGTTTCTGGTGAGTTCAGGTATTTGGGTGTGCCGTCTTCTAAGACACGACCACCAAAACCAATCACTCGACCGCGACGATCGCGAATCGGGAACATGACACGCCCACGGAATCGGTCGTATCGGTTGCCTTTATCGTTTTCTATCAACATGCCGCCAGTAACGAGCATGTCTTGGGCTTCTTTTTGTTGCCCAAAGTTCTTACGAACCAAGTCCCATTCATCAGCGACGTAGCCAATGCCAAACTTCTGTACGATTTCACCAGACAGTCCACGATTCTTTAGGTAATCAATCGCAGGTTTGTTGGCTGATATTTTCAGTTGAGAGCGGTAAAAATTACTGATGCCGCCCATCAAATCGTAGAGGTTACGTTTTTGTTCGCTGTTGGCTCTTGGTGCCGTGGATATTTCACCACTGCGCTGTTCTCTAGGAACATCAAGGCCTAAAAATGAGGCAAGTTCTTCAATCGCTTCAACAAAGTCGAGACGTTCGAACTCCATAATGAAGTCGATGGCATTGCCATGCACGCCACAACCAAAGCAGTGATAAAACTGTTTTTCTTGGCTTACGCTAAAAGAAGGGGTCTTCTCGTTGTGAAATGGACAACAAGCACCATAGTTTTTGCCTTTTTTCTTAAGTTTCACGCGTGCGTCCACAATATCGACAATGTCGAGACGCGCTAGGAGATCATCGATGAAACTACGCGGGATGTGTCCTGCCATAAAACCTTAGAAAAATGCACTAACTGAGAGTGTGGATAATAATAGTTTGAATAGGTTACAGATACAAACAAGCCGTGCGTTCCGAAGGATTGCACGGCTTGTTGCAATTTGATTTGGGATTAAGCGAGTTTAGAACGAACTAAACCACTAACTTTTCCCATATCTGCACGCCCTTGAATTTGTGGTTTCAAGATAGCCATTACTTTACCCATGTCTTGCATGCCCGCAGGTTGAGCTTCCGCGATTGCGCTATCAAGTAGTGCAACAACTTCTTCTTCAGTTAACGGTTGAGGCATAAAGCCTTCAAGTACAGTAATTTCTGCTTTTTCCACGTCAGCAAGATCTTGACGATTTGCTGATTCATATTGAGCAACAGAATCGCGACGTTGCTTAACCATTTTAACTAATATAGCAATTATGTCGTCGTCGTTCAGAGTGATCCGTTCGTCAACTTCACGTTGCTTAATTGCTGAAAGAGCTAAGCGGATAGTGCCAAGGCGCGGTTTGTCCTTGGCTTTCATCGCTAATTTTTGCTCTTCTTTGAGTTGTTCAATAAGAGCCATAACTCAGTCCTTATGGATTAAGTTATTAGTACAGGCGAACGCGACGTGCGTTTTCGCGAGCTAGCTTCTTAGCGTGACGCTTTTGAGCTGCTGCTTTAGCGCGTTTGCGAACTGTAGTTGGCTTTTCGTAATGCTCACGACGACGCACTTCAGAAAGGATACCTGCTTTTTCACAAGAGCGCTTGAAACGACGTAGTGCAACGTCGAACGGTTCGTTTTCACGTACTTTAACTATTGGCATATGCCTTTCACCTCAGGGGTTATTCATTATCGCTGGTCACTCAGTACCAAATCAGAGAAGTTACCCATCGAGCTAACTCTCTATTCGCGTTTGGCCATTAACCAGCTTGATCAAAAATGGTGCGGAATTTTAATCCGATCACAGTGGCTTTGTAAAGCACTTTGTCGATTATAGTCTGTACAATATTTGTTTGAAGAGCTTAGGCAGGGTAATATTGCGCTAATTTCCCATTTTAGACGAAAGCGTGCCGAGAAAATTATGCGCATTATTGGTATTGAAACCTCTTGTGATGAGACAGGAATTGCGATTTATGATGATGAGCAAGGCCTGCTTTCTCATCAATTATACAGCCAAGTGAAGCTGCACGCCGATTATGGTGGTGTGGTTCCTGAGTTGGCATCGCGTGACCACGTAAAAAAGACCATCCCACTGATTAAAGCGGCATTGGCTGAAGCTAATCTAACGTCAAAAGACATTGATGGTGTGGCTTACACTGCAGGACCCGGTTTAGTCGGCGCTCTTCTGGTTGGCGCAACGATCGGTCGCAGTATCGCTTATGCTTGGGGTGTACCAGCTGTACCTGTTCACCACATGGAAGGTCACCTTCTTGCTCCTATGCTAGAAGATAACCCGCCACCATTCCCATTTGTTGCTCTGCTGGTTTCTGGCGGACATACCATGATGGTAGAAGTGAAAGGCATCGGTGAGTATCGAATCCTTGGTGAATCGATTGATGATGCTGCCGGTGAAGCATTTGATAAAACCGCGAAGCTGATGGGCTTAGATTACCCAGGTGGCCCGTTGCTGTCTCGTTTAGCAGAAAAAGGCACACAAGGTCGTTTTAAATTCCCGCGTCCAATGACCGATCGTCCAGGACTCGATATGAGCTTTTCTGGTCTAAAAACATTTGCTGCGAACACCATTCGTGCGAATGACAACGACGATCAGACGCGCGCTGATATCGCTTACGCTTTCCAAGAAGCCGTTTGTGCGACCTTGGTAATTAAATGTAAGCGTGCCTTGGCGGAAACGGGCATGAAACGTATAGTGATTGCTGGTGGTGTCAGTGCCAACAAACAGCTACGTATTGAGCTTGAAGCGCTGGCGAAGAAAATCGGTGGTGAGGTTTACTACCCGCGAACTGAGTTCTGTACTGATAACGGTGCCATGATTGCCTACGCTGGTATGCAACGCCTTAAAAATGGTGAAACGGCTGATTTGTCTGTTCATGCCACGCCGCGTTGGCCAATTGACCAACTAGAGCCAATTGCTTAACTAGTAGCAATCGTTCAGCGAGAAACAGTCGATCAACAAAAGCTAAGCGCAGAATAAACCATAGTATTTCGATAAACGGTCGCTGAGTGCGGCCGTTTTTATATCCTAGCTTATCGACTATATGTCGATAAATAATTGCTGATAGAGATTAGGGAAGAAAATGAATAAGTTCACTGTAGATAACCAGTCGATGACGTACCTAGATGAAGGTCAGGGCCCTGTTGTTGTATTCGGTCACAGCTATCTTTGGGATAGTGCAATGTGGCAGCCACAGGTTGAGGCTCTAAAAGCTCAGTATCGCTGCATTGTTCCAGAGCTTTGGTCTCATGGTGAATCACAAGCGGCGCCGAATTCGATGCGTAACTTGAAAGATTACGCTCAGCATGTTTTGGATCTACTTGATCATTTGAAAATCGAAGAGTTTTCTGTTGTCGGTCTATCGGTTGGCGGTATGTGGGGAACAGAACTAGCGGAGTTAGCACCTGCACGAATCAAGTCTTTGGTACTTATGGATACCTTTGTTGGTTTAGAGCCAGAAGTTGCCCATGCTAAATACTTCAGCATGTTAGACACCATTACTCAAACCAAAATGGTTCCTCAACCGATTGTTGAAGCCGTGGTTCCACTGTTCTTTGCCAATGATGCTCAAACAAACTCACCAGCTTTGGTTGAGAGCTTTACTCAGCATTTGTCTGAACTTCAAGGTGATAGAGCAGAAGAAGTGGCACGAATCGGTCGAATGGTGTTCGGGCGTCGCGATATGATTGAAGCGGTGGAGAACTTTGCACTGCCAGTTTTGATTGCGGTTGGACAAGAAGACAAACCGCGTCCGGCACTGGAGTCATACCTAATGCACGATTGTATTACCGGCAGTGAGTTGGTTGTAATTCCTGGAGCTGGTCATATTAGCTCGCTAGAGCAACCTGAGTTTGTGAACACAATGCTGAAGACGTTTTTAGATAAGCATCTACTGTAAGCTTTAAATATTGAATAGTATTGTTCGACAGAGACTTACGTTGGTTTAAACGTATCTCAGTTTAAAAATGGTTCGGCTTAGACGTGACAGTTTAAGCCGATTTTTTTTGTCCAAGTTTTGGCTCGCTGCCATCGAGAAGGCGGCGGATATTCTGATGGTGACGTAACACAATTAAGCAACACAGCATGGCTACTGGCAGCGTGTATTGTGGTTTGACTAACCAAGCGTAGAAAGGCGCAAGCAAGACGGTAACCAGTGCCGCTAACGAAGAGTAGCGAAACAAAAATGCTACCACCAACCAAGTCGCCATGATCATGCCTGTTAAATCGAATCCAATTGGGGCGATGGCTCCTAGTGCGGTTGCGACGCCTTTACCACCTTTGAAGTGGAAGAAGATTGGATACATATGACCAAGACACGCCGCTATCGCGACAACACCTAAAATGATCGGGTCGATTTTGAGGTAGTAGCCAAGCCAGACTGGAATGGTACCTTTAAGCATGTCACACAAAAGGACGGCAGCAGCTGCGGCTTTACCGCCAACACGCAGAACATTGGTTGCTCCAGGGTTGTTAGAACCTACCGTTCGAGGATCAGGGAGTCTTAAAACTCGGCATATCAAGACCGCACTCGAGATTGAACCTAGCAAATAGGCAGCAATGATCATGATGAGAGCCAAAGGGGTCATGTCTGTCCTTAACGGTTATAAGCTTAAGCTTAACGATGGGAAAATAATGCTCAATCCAAGAGTAATTGATATCATATCCGGAATTGCGCAAATAATACGTTTTTTTCCCCAATATGGGTATCCGACCTCTAAAAGGACAAGTCATGGCACTGGATAAAGTTTTCATTGAACAGCTAGAAGTAATTACAACGATCGGTGTTTACGATTGGGAACAAGAGATTAAACAAAAACTTGTGCTTGATATTGAAATGGCTCATGACAATCGCCCTGCGGGTAAAAGTGACGATGTGGTTGATGCTTTGGACTATTCGACGGTAAGTACTGCTGTGCTGGATCATATTGCTAATGGCCGTTTCCTATTAGTGGAGCGCGTGGCGGAAGAAGTGGCTGAATTGATCATGACTCAATTCTCAGTGCCTTGGATTAAAATCCGTCTGGCGAAACCAGGTGCTGTGCCTCAAGCAAAAGCTGTGGGCGTAATCATCGAAAGAGGTCAGGCATGACAATAGCCTATGTTGGTGTTGGCACGAACATAGACCGCAACAAGCATGCAAAGGTGGCATGGACTGAGCTTCAATCGTTAGGGACTAACCTTAAATGCTCTAAAATCTATCACTGTGAGCCTGTTGGGTTTAAAAGCCACTCGTTTTATAACTTTGTGATAGAGCTTGATACTCCGTTGTCATTGACGGAGTTTTCACAACAGTTGCGTAAAATTGAGTTTAAATGGGGTCGCTCTCAAGATGCTCATAAACTTCAAGACCGTAAACTCGATCTTGATATCGTGCTGTTTGGTGAGGCGGTTTCTGCGAGTGATCCAGAATTACCTCGCAGTGACATCTATAAATATCCTTTTGTAACACAACCACTTTATGATCTTTGTCCTGCGAGAGTGATCCCGCAAGACGGAAGAACCGTCGGTGAAATATGGCAGAATATGCAGCAATTAGACTCGCTCTCTGTCGTAGACATAAAACTATAATTTTTAAGGTAAGTAATGAGTTATTTTGAAGCGTTTATATTGGCGTTGGTGCAAGGCTTTACTGAATTTCTGCCTATTTCCAGTTCGGCACACTTAATCCTTCCTTCTGCTGTTTTAGGTTGGGAAGATCAAGGCTTGGCTTTTGATGTCGCGGTCCATGTTGGTACTTTAGCTGCTGTGGTTATCTATTTCCGCAAAGAAGTGGTGTCTCTTTTGGGCGCTTTCTTTGGATCTATCTTCAAGGGCGATCGCAGCAAAGAAGCGAAGCTGGCATGGATGATCATTCTCGCAACCATTCCTGCATGTATCTTTGGTCTGTTGATGAAAGACATTGTTGAACTTTATTTGCGTAGCGCGTGGGTAATTGCAACAACCACTATCGTCTTTGGCCTATTGCTATGGTGGGTGGATAAGAACTCAAGCCTGCGTGATGACGAATACCAAGCGGGTTGGAAAAAAGCGTTGTTTATCGGTCTTGCTCAGGCAATGGCGATCATCCCTGGAACGTCGCGTTCTGGTGCGACGATTACGGCCGCGCTTTATCTTGGT encodes the following:
- the rpoD gene encoding RNA polymerase sigma factor RpoD, coding for MDQNPQSQLKLLVIKGKEQGYLTYAEVNDHLPAEIVDSEQVEDIIQMINDMGIKVVETAPDADDLALNDDDANIDEDAAEAAAAALSSVESEIGRTTDPVRMYMREMGTVELLTREGEIDIAKRIEDGINTVQLSVAEYPGTIPYILEQFDRVLAEEIRLTDLINGFVDPDDDGTAAPTATHIGSELAKTDLEDEDKEEAEDDEEEEEEDTGIDPELALEKFTALRTSYQNRQLAINEYGHESPKATLATTMMQDVFKEFRLTPKQFDYLVNELRTSMDRVRTQERLIMRQTVEYGKMPKKSFIALFTGNESSEAWLDEVLASDKPYAEKIKRNEHDIRRSIQKLDMIEKETSLTVQSIKDISRRMSIGEAKARRAKKEMVEANLRLVISIAKKYTNRGLQFLDLIQEGNIGLMKAVDKFEYRRGYKFSTYATWWIRQAITRSIADQARTIRIPVHMIETINKLNRISRQMLQEMGREPLPEELAERMQMPEDKIRKVLKIAKEPISMETPIGDDEDSHLGDFIEDTTLELPLDSATATSLRGATKDVLAGLTPREAKVLRMRFGIDMNTDHTLEEVGKQFDVTRERIRQIEAKALRKLRHPSRSETLRSFLDE
- the dnaG gene encoding DNA primase, giving the protein MAGHIPRSFIDDLLARLDIVDIVDARVKLKKKGKNYGACCPFHNEKTPSFSVSQEKQFYHCFGCGVHGNAIDFIMEFERLDFVEAIEELASFLGLDVPREQRSGEISTAPRANSEQKRNLYDLMGGISNFYRSQLKISANKPAIDYLKNRGLSGEIVQKFGIGYVADEWDLVRKNFGQQKEAQDMLVTGGMLIENDKGNRYDRFRGRVMFPIRDRRGRVIGFGGRVLEDGTPKYLNSPETPIFHKGKELYGLYEVLQAYREPPQILVVEGYMDVVALAQYGVDYSVASLGTSTTGDHVQMLFRQTSTVVCCYDGDRAGKEAAWRALENALEYLKTGNTLKFLFLPDGEDPDSYIRENGQEAFEQLVQNATPLSTYLFDNLIEIHKLNLGTTEGKSALRAHASALINKIPDSYFQELLEKLLDERTGFDNQLRRARVHTKNPTPQPHKELKRTPMREVIALLIQNPSYADMVPDLSSVKGLQLPGLSLFVEVLDKCHAHPHINTGQLLEHWRHNKHEALLSRLASWEIPLDEDNQEDIFLDSLDNILAQCVEKQIENLQAKARSVGLSAEEKRELLALMLDLKA
- a CDS encoding GatB/YqeY domain-containing protein, which produces MALIEQLKEEQKLAMKAKDKPRLGTIRLALSAIKQREVDERITLNDDDIIAILVKMVKQRRDSVAQYESANRQDLADVEKAEITVLEGFMPQPLTEEEVVALLDSAIAEAQPAGMQDMGKVMAILKPQIQGRADMGKVSGLVRSKLA
- the rpsU gene encoding 30S ribosomal protein S21 codes for the protein MPIVKVRENEPFDVALRRFKRSCEKAGILSEVRRREHYEKPTTVRKRAKAAAQKRHAKKLARENARRVRLY
- the tsaD gene encoding tRNA (adenosine(37)-N6)-threonylcarbamoyltransferase complex transferase subunit TsaD, with translation MRIIGIETSCDETGIAIYDDEQGLLSHQLYSQVKLHADYGGVVPELASRDHVKKTIPLIKAALAEANLTSKDIDGVAYTAGPGLVGALLVGATIGRSIAYAWGVPAVPVHHMEGHLLAPMLEDNPPPFPFVALLVSGGHTMMVEVKGIGEYRILGESIDDAAGEAFDKTAKLMGLDYPGGPLLSRLAEKGTQGRFKFPRPMTDRPGLDMSFSGLKTFAANTIRANDNDDQTRADIAYAFQEAVCATLVIKCKRALAETGMKRIVIAGGVSANKQLRIELEALAKKIGGEVYYPRTEFCTDNGAMIAYAGMQRLKNGETADLSVHATPRWPIDQLEPIA
- a CDS encoding alpha/beta fold hydrolase, whose protein sequence is MNKFTVDNQSMTYLDEGQGPVVVFGHSYLWDSAMWQPQVEALKAQYRCIVPELWSHGESQAAPNSMRNLKDYAQHVLDLLDHLKIEEFSVVGLSVGGMWGTELAELAPARIKSLVLMDTFVGLEPEVAHAKYFSMLDTITQTKMVPQPIVEAVVPLFFANDAQTNSPALVESFTQHLSELQGDRAEEVARIGRMVFGRRDMIEAVENFALPVLIAVGQEDKPRPALESYLMHDCITGSELVVIPGAGHISSLEQPEFVNTMLKTFLDKHLL
- the plsY gene encoding glycerol-3-phosphate 1-O-acyltransferase PlsY → MTPLALIMIIAAYLLGSISSAVLICRVLRLPDPRTVGSNNPGATNVLRVGGKAAAAAVLLCDMLKGTIPVWLGYYLKIDPIILGVVAIAACLGHMYPIFFHFKGGKGVATALGAIAPIGFDLTGMIMATWLVVAFLFRYSSLAALVTVLLAPFYAWLVKPQYTLPVAMLCCLIVLRHHQNIRRLLDGSEPKLGQKKSA
- the folB gene encoding dihydroneopterin aldolase, whose translation is MALDKVFIEQLEVITTIGVYDWEQEIKQKLVLDIEMAHDNRPAGKSDDVVDALDYSTVSTAVLDHIANGRFLLVERVAEEVAELIMTQFSVPWIKIRLAKPGAVPQAKAVGVIIERGQA
- the folK gene encoding 2-amino-4-hydroxy-6-hydroxymethyldihydropteridine diphosphokinase — encoded protein: MTIAYVGVGTNIDRNKHAKVAWTELQSLGTNLKCSKIYHCEPVGFKSHSFYNFVIELDTPLSLTEFSQQLRKIEFKWGRSQDAHKLQDRKLDLDIVLFGEAVSASDPELPRSDIYKYPFVTQPLYDLCPARVIPQDGRTVGEIWQNMQQLDSLSVVDIKL
- a CDS encoding undecaprenyl-diphosphate phosphatase, translating into MSYFEAFILALVQGFTEFLPISSSAHLILPSAVLGWEDQGLAFDVAVHVGTLAAVVIYFRKEVVSLLGAFFGSIFKGDRSKEAKLAWMIILATIPACIFGLLMKDIVELYLRSAWVIATTTIVFGLLLWWVDKNSSLRDDEYQAGWKKALFIGLAQAMAIIPGTSRSGATITAALYLGFTREAAARFSFLMSIPIITLAGGYLGLKLVTSGDPIHVGTLLTGVAVSFISAYICIHFFLKLISRMGMTPFVIYRLILGFGLFAFLMMQ